Proteins from a genomic interval of Rhodococcus rhodochrous:
- a CDS encoding very short patch repair endonuclease, producing the protein MVSSDRPGTDPRTSARMSRQRRRDTVPEVALRKELHRRGRRFFVDRAPLPGMRRRADLVFPRRRVAVYVDGCFWHSCPQHATFPKNNAEWWAAKLAANVQRDRDTDARLQAAGWTVVRVWEHEDPVVAATRVEDALSAPPETDVGPAQG; encoded by the coding sequence ATGGTGTCGTCGGATCGGCCCGGGACGGATCCGCGTACGAGTGCGCGGATGAGCCGGCAACGCCGACGCGACACCGTTCCCGAAGTGGCGTTACGTAAGGAACTGCATCGCCGGGGGCGGCGGTTCTTCGTCGACCGCGCTCCTCTGCCGGGTATGCGACGCCGGGCCGACCTCGTCTTCCCTCGTCGTCGGGTCGCGGTCTACGTGGACGGATGCTTCTGGCACAGCTGCCCGCAGCACGCGACGTTCCCGAAGAACAACGCCGAGTGGTGGGCGGCCAAGCTCGCCGCCAACGTGCAGCGCGACCGGGACACCGACGCGCGTCTGCAGGCCGCGGGCTGGACGGTGGTGCGGGTGTGGGAGCACGAGGATCCCGTCGTCGCCGCGACGCGCGTGGAGGATGCTCTGTCGGCTCCGCCGGAAACGGATGTAGGGCCGGCGCAGGGGTGA
- a CDS encoding DNA cytosine methyltransferase has translation MVGLFAGIGGLELGLGRHGWNTELLCEIEPGAQAVLRTRFPDVPLHPDVTRLRSLPRDTELVAAGFPCQDLSQAGRTAGITGSKSGLVDEVFRLVKRKNGPRWLVVENVPFMLQLGRGAAMRHITDALEELGYMWAYRVVDARAFGLPQRRHRVLMVASRTDDPRTVLFGQDAGMPMEGNPDLFPCGFYWTEGVRGLGWAVNAVPTLKGGSTLGIASPPAVRLPSGEIVTPGLTDAERLQGFDADWTAPAVEAPGVRAGHRWRLVGNAVSVRMASWVGHRLNNPIAYSSDHETPLLPGDTWPTAAWGARGQAFRVHESQWPVQAPYEDLGGFLLDARLLSARATAGFLRRARSGNLRFLPGFLEDVENHLERMGGFPRVAA, from the coding sequence ATGGTGGGGTTGTTCGCCGGTATCGGCGGTCTGGAGCTCGGACTCGGGCGACACGGGTGGAACACCGAACTCCTCTGCGAGATCGAGCCGGGTGCTCAGGCAGTACTACGTACGCGCTTCCCCGACGTTCCGCTCCATCCGGACGTCACGCGTCTCCGCTCTCTCCCCCGCGATACGGAACTGGTCGCCGCAGGCTTCCCGTGCCAGGACCTCTCTCAGGCCGGACGCACGGCCGGCATCACGGGTTCGAAGTCCGGACTCGTGGACGAAGTGTTCCGTCTCGTGAAGCGTAAGAACGGCCCGCGCTGGCTCGTCGTCGAGAACGTTCCCTTCATGCTGCAGCTCGGCCGGGGTGCAGCGATGCGCCACATCACCGACGCCCTCGAGGAGCTCGGCTACATGTGGGCCTACCGCGTCGTCGATGCCCGCGCCTTCGGTCTCCCCCAGCGTCGGCACCGCGTCCTGATGGTCGCCTCTCGTACCGACGATCCCCGCACGGTGTTGTTCGGCCAGGACGCCGGCATGCCCATGGAGGGCAATCCCGATCTGTTCCCCTGCGGCTTCTACTGGACCGAGGGTGTGCGCGGTCTCGGATGGGCAGTCAACGCCGTGCCCACGCTCAAGGGCGGTTCGACGCTCGGTATCGCCAGCCCTCCGGCCGTGCGACTGCCGTCCGGTGAGATCGTCACCCCCGGCCTGACCGACGCGGAGAGGCTCCAAGGCTTCGACGCCGATTGGACGGCTCCTGCCGTCGAGGCGCCCGGCGTCCGTGCCGGACACCGGTGGCGTCTGGTCGGCAATGCGGTCAGCGTGCGGATGGCGTCGTGGGTGGGCCACCGTCTGAACAACCCCATCGCATACAGCTCCGACCACGAGACCCCGCTGCTTCCGGGCGACACGTGGCCGACCGCCGCGTGGGGTGCCCGCGGACAGGCGTTCCGCGTGCACGAGTCGCAGTGGCCCGTCCAGGCTCCCTACGAGGACCTCGGCGGTTTCCTCCTCGACGCCCGTCTGCTGTCGGCGCGGGCAACGGCAGGATTCCTCCGACGCGCACGCTCCGGCAACCTGCGCTTCCTGCCCGGATTCCTCGAGGACGTCGAGAACCACCTCGAACGCATGGGTGGCTTTCCGCGAGTGGCGGCCTGA